In the Sarcophilus harrisii chromosome 1, mSarHar1.11, whole genome shotgun sequence genome, one interval contains:
- the INO80C gene encoding INO80 complex subunit C isoform X2, protein METLNENKVVTPDFSTGPVEATPKPLPFKDPNFVHSGIGGAVAGKKNRTWKNLKQILASERALPWQLNDPSYFNIDAPPSFKPARKYSDISGLVANYTDPQSKLRFSTIEEFAYIRMLPSDVVTGYLALRKATSIVP, encoded by the exons ATGGAGACTCTGAATGAGAATAAGGTAGTGACCCCTGACTTTAGCACAGGACCTGTGGAAGCCACTCCCAAGCCTTTACCATTTAAGGATCCCAACTTTGTG CACTCAGGCATTGGGGGAGCAGTAGCAGGCAAGAAGAACAGGACCTGGAAGAACCTAAAACAGATTCTTGCTTCTGAAAGGGCATTGCCATGGCAACTCAACGATCCTAGCT ACTTCAATATAGATGCTCCTCCTTCCTTTAAACCAGCCAGGAAGTATTCTGATATTTCAGGACTTGTT GCAAACTATACAGATCCACAGAGCAAGTTAAGATTCAGCACGATTGAAGAATTTGCTTACATTCGGATGCTCCCTTCAGATGTAGTTACTGGCTACCTGGCCCTGAGAAAGGCCACAAGCATAGTTCCCTAG